A window from Vigna angularis cultivar LongXiaoDou No.4 chromosome 7, ASM1680809v1, whole genome shotgun sequence encodes these proteins:
- the LOC108338182 gene encoding EH domain-containing protein 1 isoform X3: MDGLDALLAKKKHKHKEVETNGSSQLQPSPSKNWFSSKSTKKVPLSSVTSIIDGLKRLYLNKLKPLEATYRFNDFVSPLLTNSDFDAKPMVMLLGQYSTGKTTFIKHLLKSSYPGAHIGPEPTTDRFVVVMSGSDERTVPGNTVAVQADMPFSGLTTFGTAFLSKFVCSQMPHPLLEHITFVDTPGVLSGEKQRTQRAYDFTGVTSWFAAKCDMILLLFDPHKLDISDEFNRVISSLRGHDDKIRVVLNKADQVDTQQLMRVYGALMWSLGKVLKTPEVMRVYIGSFNDMPVNDAATGPLGKELFEKEQDDLLSDLKDIPKAACDRRINEFVKRARAAKIHAYIISHLKKEMPAMIGKSKAQQKLIDNLAAEFGKVQREFHLPPGDFPNVEYFRERLTGYNIDKFEKLKPKMIQAVDDMLAYDIPNLLKNFRNPYD, encoded by the exons GTGCCTCTTTCCTCAGTGACATCAATAATTGATGGCTTGAAGAGACTCTACCTTAACAAGTTGAAGCCGTTAGAAGCCACTTACCgttttaatgattttgtatCACCGTTACTG ACAAATAGTGACTTTGATGCCAAACCAATGGTTATGCTTTTGGGTCAGTACTCAACTGGTAAAACAACATTTATCAAACATCTGCTTAAAAGTAGTTATCCAG GAGCCCATATTGGACCTGAGCCAACAACTGATAGGTTTGTTGTTGTCATG TCTGGATCTGACGAGAGAACTGTTCCTGGAAATACTGTCGCTGTCCAAGCAGACATGCCATTTAGTGGCCTTACAACTTTTGGCACAGCatttttgtcaaaatttgtGTGTTCACAGATGCCTCATCCC CTTCTAGAACACATCACATTTGTTGACACTCCTGGAGTTTTGTCTGGAGAAAAGCAAAGGACGCAACGGGCATATGATTTTACGGGTGTGACATCTTGGTTTGCTGCCAAGTGCGATATGATACTCCTATTGTTTGATCCTCACAAACTTGACATTAGTGATGAGTTCAATCGTGTGATATCATCCTTACGAGGACATGATGACAAAATCCGAGTAGTTTTGAACAAGGCAGACCAAGTCGATACCCAACAA TTGATGAGGGTTTATGGCGCCTTAATGTGGTCACTTGGGAAGGTGCTGAAGACACCTGAAGTAATGCGTGTGTATATTGG CTCCTTCAATGACATGCCTGTAAATGATGCTGCCACTGGTCCACTTGGTAAGGAACTATTTGAAAAGGAACAGGATGATCTTCTTTCGGATCTGAAAGATATACCAAAAGCAGCTTGTGATCGAAGA ATCAATGAGTTTGTAAAACGAGCCCGAGCAGCCAAGATACATGCGTATATTATCAGTCATCTAAAAAAGGAGATGCCTGCTATGATAGGCAAATCTAAAGCTCAGCAAAAGCTCATTGATAATTTGGCAGCTGAATTTGGAAAG GTGCAAAGGGAGTTCCATTTACCTCCTGGTGATTTCCCAAATGTAGAGTATTTTAGAGAGAGATTGACTGGTTACAATATTGATaagtttgaaaaattgaaaccGAAGATGATACAAGCAGTTGATGACATGTTAGCTTACGACATTCCTAACCTCTTGAAGAATTTTAGGAATCCCTATGATTAA